From a single Papaver somniferum cultivar HN1 unplaced genomic scaffold, ASM357369v1 unplaced-scaffold_19, whole genome shotgun sequence genomic region:
- the LOC113338875 gene encoding mRNA turnover protein 4 homolog — MPKSKRNRPVTLSKTKKKGREHKEGIVETIRKAVENYNSIYVFSFENMRNLKFKEFREKLKSHSRFFLGSNKVMQVALGRTDADEVRTGIHKVSEFLHGDAGICFTNLPKEEVERLFAEFQEHDFARTGTNATEKVELNEGPLDQFSHEMEPFLRKQGMPVRLNKGVIELVADFVVCEEGKPLSPEASRILRLLGIKMATFQLHLICRWSPEDFEIYKAGSDLSEIESS; from the exons ATGCCGAAGTCCAAACGTAACAGACCTG TGACATTGTCTAAGACTAAGAAGAAAGGAAGAGAACATAAAGAGGGAATAGTAGAGACTATAAGGAAAGCTGTTGAGAATTATAACTCCATTTATGTTTTCTCTTTTGAGAACATGAGGAATCTCAAATTCAAGGAATTTAGAGAGAAGCTCAAGTCTCATAGCAG ATTTTTCCTTGGATCAAACAAAGTGATGCAAGTTGCGCTTGGGCGAACTGATGCCGATGAAGTTAGAACAGGAATTCACAAAGTTTCCGAG TTTTTGCATGGTGATGCTGGGATTTGTTTTACCAATTTGCCCAAGGAAGAAGTTGAAAG GTTGTTTGCTGAATTCcaagaacatgattttgcaaggaCAGGAACTAATGCAACAGAAAAG GTAGAGCTTAATGAAGGCCCTCTTGATCAATTCTCACATGAAATGGAACCCTTCCTACGCAAGCAAGGGATGCCTGTTCGATTAAATAAAG GGGTGATAGAACTTGTGGCCGACTTTGTTGTGTGTGAAGAAGGAAAGCCCTTATCTCCCGAAGCCTCTCGCATATTG CGTTTGCTAGGAATCAAGATGGCAACCTTTCAACTGCATCTTATCTGCCGATGGAGTCCAGAAGATTTTGAAATATATAAAGCTGGCTCGGATCTTTCGGAAATTGAATCCTCATGA